In Phyllostomus discolor isolate MPI-MPIP mPhyDis1 chromosome 3, mPhyDis1.pri.v3, whole genome shotgun sequence, a single genomic region encodes these proteins:
- the CLEC19A gene encoding C-type lectin domain family 19 member A encodes MQRWELWALATMTLLSAQAFPQADISISPAMPELPQASQCPLFWTEFKGHCYRFFPLNKTWAEADFYCSAFSISWKSAKLASIHSWEENVFVYDLVNSCVPGIPADIWTGLYDHRQEGQFEWTHGSSYDYSYWAGSQPDDGVHARPGEEDCVQMWYRPTSALRSWNDNTCSRKFPFVCKIASPTTH; translated from the exons ATGCAGAGGTGGGAGCTGTGGGCCTTGGCCACCATGACCCTCCTCTCTGCACAGGCCTTTCCACAAGCAGACATCAGTATCAGCCCAG ccATGCCAGAGCTGCCTCAGGCTTCCCAGTGCCCACTGTTCTGGACGGAGTTCAAAGGCCACTGCTATCGATTTTTCCCTCTCAATAAGACCTGGGCCGAGGCTGACTTCTACTGTTCTGCATTCTCCATCAGCTGGAAGTCCGCCAAACTGGCCTCCATCCACAG CTGGGAGGAGAACGTCTTTGTGTATGACCTTGTGAACAGCTGTGTTCCTGGGATCCCAGCTGACATCTGGACAGGGCTTTATGACCATAGACAG GAAGGGCAATTTGAATGGACCCATGGCTCATCCTATGACTACAGCTACTGGGCTGGGAGCCAGCCAGATGATGGTGTCCATGCCAGGCCAGGAGAGGAGGACTGCGTGCAGATGTGGTACCGGCCCACCAGCG CTCTGAGGTCATGGAATGATAACACCTGCAGCCGAAAGTTCCCCTTTGTCTGCAAGATTGCATCTCCGACCACTCACTGA